Genomic segment of Deinococcus sp. YIM 134068:
CCGCAGGCTGCTCATCGCCGCGTCCAGACTCTTGACGTACTTCGGATACAGCGTCTTCGTGACGTTGGCGGAGACGATCAGCGTTCCCTCGCCCTCGCGGGTGGCGCGCAGGTCGTTGTAGATGGGCTGGTCGAGGCCGTTGACCCAGAACTTGAGGACGATCCACTCACGGTTGCCCACGCGCTCGATGCCACGTTTTACCCAGCGGAAGCCCGGCGTGGCCTGCACGGACCGCTCCAACGCGGCCTGGGCGGGGGTGAGGCTGCCCGGCGGCAACCGCACGTCCCGTAGCGAGAAGGCGATGTTGACCGCCCAACTCGGGCCGGGGGTGGAGTACACCGAGGAGGGCGGGTTGCCACCGCGCGAATACTTCAGCGCCAGGATGTCGGCGGGCATGGGAACGAAACCCTCCGGCACCGCGAGGCTGACGGACGTGCCGGGAACCGTGACACGCGCACCGAGCGCGGACGACGTGAGCAGCAGAAGGGCGAGACCGGGAAGGAGACACTTCACGCCTGAACCTCGAAAGGGGAGAGAAGAACGGCGACGGAAGGGGGAGAAACACCGCCGTCGCCAGAGCCGGAGACCGCTTGAGTGTGAAGACGAATTCAATCTACACCGCGCGGGGAACGCCCCTCTCCCGAAAACCGAGAGAAGCAGGGTTCTTGAAGTGTTCTGCTGACGGCTGAAAGCTGAAAGCTGACCGCTAATTCAACTCCCGCGCCTCCACCGGCACGAAGCCCAGCAGGGCCTCCAGACGGTCGAGGAGTGTGGACGCCTCCAGCGCCTCCTCCCGCTGCTCGGGGGTGAGGGGCAGCAGCGCGGCGGCGAAGCTGGCGAGGAGCAGGGGGTCTTCTGGAGCACCCTCCATGATCGCGTCCTTGTCTCCAGGGTGCAGGCGCAGCAGGTCCGAGAGGAGGTGGCGCGCGAGGGCGTCCACGGCGGGCTGCCCCAGCATGTCGGGTTCCAGCGGCGTGAGGGAGACCTCGGCGCTCAGGTAGGACTCGCTCGGGTCGAAGTCCTGCACCGCGAAGCGTTCGCCGCCCACGACGAGGATGCTGCTCGTGCCGTCCTCGTGGCGCTGGGCGCGCGTGACGTAGGCCAGCGTGCCCACCCGCGAGACCCGCTCGTGGAAGGGCAGGGCCGAGACCTCGCTTGACCAGCGAATCCGCACGATGCCGAACGGCTCCCCGCTCTCCTGTACCCGCGCCAGCAACTCGCGGTAGCGGGCCTCGAACACATACAGCGGCAACACCTGTCCCGGAAACAGGACGAGGTTGGGCAGGGGGAACAGGGGCACCCGCATCTCACCCCCATCCTGCGCCCTCACCGCCGAGCTGAACTGAGCGCCGGATACAGAAGGAGAACCCGGAAGTGTGCGCCTCAACGCAAGTTTCCCCGTTTTCGCCGTCCCTATCGCCGCGCTTGCCCCCGACGGG
This window contains:
- a CDS encoding LON peptidase substrate-binding domain-containing protein; translation: MRVPLFPLPNLVLFPGQVLPLYVFEARYRELLARVQESGEPFGIVRIRWSSEVSALPFHERVSRVGTLAYVTRAQRHEDGTSSILVVGGERFAVQDFDPSESYLSAEVSLTPLEPDMLGQPAVDALARHLLSDLLRLHPGDKDAIMEGAPEDPLLLASFAAALLPLTPEQREEALEASTLLDRLEALLGFVPVEARELN